From the genome of Vicia villosa cultivar HV-30 ecotype Madison, WI unplaced genomic scaffold, Vvil1.0 ctg.000442F_1_1_1, whole genome shotgun sequence, one region includes:
- the LOC131628321 gene encoding uncharacterized protein LOC131628321, translating into MAGRNDAAIAAALEAMTQALANQPNVNENAGSRSLATFQRENPPVFKGKHDPDGALEWLKEIERIFRVMDCTQAQKVRYGTHMLAVEADDWWLETRQRLEVAGEEITWDVFRREFLRKYYPEDVRGKKEIEFLELKQGNMSVTEYAAKFTELAKFYPYYDGAGAEFSKCIKFENGLRSEIKKAVGYQKIRIFPNLVDSCRIYEEDHNAHCKLVKDRRGKQNRGTPYDAPVGKGKAEVANGKRTSGGGAPASVICFKCGEPGHKSDVCTAGEKRCFRCGKTGHVTTDCRHKEVICFNCGEEGHISSKCQKPKREPGSGKVFALAGTQTANEDRNTRGAYFSSNTLITIVDYWCC; encoded by the coding sequence ATGGCTGGGAGAAACGATGCTGCGATTGCTGCCGCTTTGGAGGCTATGACTCAGGCTTTGGCAAATCAGCCAAATGTTAATGAGAATGCTGGATCCCGCAGTTTGGCGACTTTTCAGAGGGAGAATCCGCCGGTCTTCAAAGGCAAGCATGACCCCGACGGCGCATTGGAGTggttgaaggagattgagagaatctTCCGTGTGATGGACTGCACTCAGGcgcagaaggttcggtatggaaCTCATATGTTGGCAgtcgaagctgatgactggtggctaGAGACTCGTCAGAGATTGGAGGTGGCGGGTGAAGAGATCACTTGGGATGTGTTCcgcagagagtttctgaggaagtattatcctgaagatgttcggggaaagaaagagattgagttccttGAGCTGAAACAGGGGAATATGTCAGTGAcagagtatgctgcaaagttcACTGAGTTGGCTAAGTTCTACCCGTATTATGATGGGGCGGGTGCTGAGTTTTcaaagtgcattaagtttgagaacgGATTACGCTCTGAGATCAAGAAAGCTGTtgggtatcagaagattcgtaTCTTTCCTAATTTGGTTGATAGTTGCAGGATTTATGAAGAAGATCATAATGCACATTGCAAGCTTGTCAAGGATAGGAGAGGTAAGCAGAACCGTGGCACACCTTATGATGCTCCAGTTGGAAAGGGAAAAGCAGAAGTGGCTAATggcaagagaactagtgggggaggaGCTCCTGCTAGCGTGATTTGCTTCAAATGTGGAGAACCTGGCCACAAGAGTGATGTATGTACTGCTGGGGAGAAAAGATGTTTCCGTTGTGGTAAGACAGGACACGTAACTACTGATTGTAGACATAAGGAAGTtatttgtttcaactgtggtgaagaagggcaTATTAGTAGCAAGTGTCAGAAACCAAAAAGGGAACCAGGAAGTGGAAAAGTATTCGCTTTAGCTGGAACTCAAACAGCTAATGAGGACAGGAATACCAGAGGTGCGTATTTCAGTAGTAATACTTTAATTACTATCGTTGATTATTGGTGCTGCTAG